The window CCCACCACAGACAGGTTGGATGGCGCTGCGCCCACTGCAGGCTTTTCAACAATGCCCTGCATGGCAATGCTTTCACCCTCATTTGGGGAGCTTGCAACATCTACAATACCATACTGATCGACTAAATCCTCAGGCACAGCCTCCACCATAATCTGCGCCGCCTTAGCTTCACCAAAGCGGCGGATCATGCGCGCGAGATCATTTTCAGCAGTATTTTCTTTTACCAGCACATCCGGCAGCAGCACCGCAAAATCATCATCGCCGACCACGGATTTTGCACACAGCACCGCGTGCCCCAAGCCGAGCGGCTGCGGCTGGCGCACGCTGATCACGCTGACATGCGCTGGTAGGATTTCGGAAATTTCTTTCAGCAGGTCAAATTTCTTTTTATGTTCCAGCGAAGTTTCCAGCTCAAAATTGCGGTCAAAATAGTTTTCTATCGACGCTTTTGATGAGTGCGTCACCAGAATGATCTGCTCAATGCCGGCAGCCACAGCTTCCTTGACCACGTATTCAATGGCCGGGCGGTCAACCACCGTCACCATTTCTTTCGGAATAGACTTGCTGGCCGGCAGGAAACGCGTGCCTAAGCCCGCTACAGGGAGAATGGCTTTTTTGATCATAAATTTAACCGCAAAAAATCAGTTGACTTTAATTTCTTTGCCGCGCCGGTAGCCATCCACATAATGCTCCAGCTGCCGCAGCGCCCAGTCGATATCATCCTGCACCGCGGTCAGTTCATTCAGATGCTCAAAAATCGGATATAGCTCATTTAATGGGAATTGCTTTTCGAATGAACGTAAAATCCGGCTATGCTCCGTCACCTCGGTATTTTCCTGATCAATCAGCAATTCTTCATACAGCTTTTCACCCGGACGCAGGCCAGAATATTGGATTTCAATATCTCCATTTTCTGAGCCCGATTCCCGCACTTTCAGGCCGCTCAATGAAATCATTTGACGGGCTAAATCCTGAATGCGCACAGGTTCGCCCATATCCAGCAGGAACACATCGCCGCCATGGCCGAGCGCGCCGGCCTGAATCACCAGCTGCGATGCTTCAGGAATAGTCATGAAGTAGCGGGTCACATCGGGATGGGTGACGGTAATCGGGCCGCCTTTGGCGATCTGCTGCTTAAACAGCGGCACCACAGAGCCTGAAGAGCCCAGCACGTTGCCGAAGCGCACAATGCTGATTTGAGTCTGATCCTGCGCGGCCGCCAAGGCCTGGCAGTACAGTTCCGCCATGCGCTTTGAAGCGCCCATGACATTGGTCGGGCGCACAGCCTTATCAGTTGAAATCAGCACAAAGGTTTCCACGCCTTTCTTCACCGCGGCGTTGACGCTGAACGCCGTGCCGATGGCGTTATTCTTCAGGCCGGCCAGCGGATTGCACTCCACCAAAGGCACATGCTTGTAGGCAGCGGCGTGATAAACGGTTTGCACGCTGTACTGT is drawn from Acinetobacter sp. WCHAc010034 and contains these coding sequences:
- the galU gene encoding UTP--glucose-1-phosphate uridylyltransferase GalU, coding for MIKKAILPVAGLGTRFLPASKSIPKEMVTVVDRPAIEYVVKEAVAAGIEQIILVTHSSKASIENYFDRNFELETSLEHKKKFDLLKEISEILPAHVSVISVRQPQPLGLGHAVLCAKSVVGDDDFAVLLPDVLVKENTAENDLARMIRRFGEAKAAQIMVEAVPEDLVDQYGIVDVASSPNEGESIAMQGIVEKPAVGAAPSNLSVVGRYILPAKIMQLLEKTPKGAGNEIQLTDAIALLQQAEAVEAYRMKGQTFDCGSKLGYLKAVLHYGVSHPVLGEDFKTMIRGLEL